From Bacillus sp. Bos-x628, the proteins below share one genomic window:
- a CDS encoding YebC/PmpR family DNA-binding transcriptional regulator: MGRKWNNIKEKKASKDANTSRIYAKFGREIYMAAKQGEPNPESNQALRFVLERAKTYNVPKHIVDRAIEKAKGGSDENFDELRYEGFGPNGSMIIVDALTNNVNRTASDVRAAFGKNGGNMGVSGSVAYMFDQTAVIGVEGKSAEETLELLMEADVDVRDIIEEDQTVIVYAEPDQFHQVQEAFKQAGAQEFTVAEITMLPQNEVTLDDESKAQFEKLIDVLEDLEDVQQVYHNVDLGE; encoded by the coding sequence ATGGGTCGTAAGTGGAACAACATTAAAGAAAAGAAAGCATCAAAGGATGCGAATACGAGTCGGATTTATGCAAAATTCGGGCGTGAAATCTATATGGCAGCCAAACAAGGTGAGCCCAATCCAGAATCAAACCAAGCACTTCGCTTTGTCCTAGAACGTGCCAAAACATATAATGTTCCAAAACACATTGTAGACCGTGCGATTGAAAAAGCAAAAGGTGGTTCTGATGAGAACTTCGATGAGCTACGCTATGAAGGATTTGGTCCAAATGGATCAATGATCATTGTAGATGCACTCACCAATAACGTGAATCGTACTGCTTCAGATGTGCGTGCGGCATTTGGGAAAAATGGTGGAAACATGGGCGTCAGTGGATCTGTTGCCTACATGTTTGACCAAACGGCTGTCATTGGTGTAGAAGGAAAAAGCGCGGAAGAAACACTTGAGCTTTTAATGGAAGCAGACGTTGATGTACGTGACATTATCGAAGAAGATCAAACTGTCATTGTTTACGCTGAACCAGATCAGTTTCATCAAGTGCAAGAAGCATTCAAACAAGCCGGCGCTCAAGAATTCACTGTTGCTGAAATCACGATGCTTCCTCAAAACGAAGTCACATTAGATGATGAATCAAAAGCACAATTCGAGAAATTAATTGATGTATTAGAAGACCTCGAAGACGTTCAGCAGGTTTATCATAATGTAGATTTAGGTGAATAA
- the cax gene encoding calcium/proton exchanger: MNRLFLVIVVLGVPLSVIGSLLHFPQAVMFAIYCFAIIGLASYMGRATESLSIIAGPRIGGLLNATFGNAVELIISFFALKQGLTAIVLASLTGSVIGNLLLVAGLSFFVGGLKFKRQEFNVHDARHNSGLLMFAIIVAFVIPEVFSMEMAEDRQFALSIGTSVVMILLYVAALYFKLVSHRGVYVAKQEIASGEAAEGEEQPEWSGIFATIVLLLSTIAVAYISERLVHTFDTVGEQFGWSELFIGVIIVAIVGNAAEHASAVIMAYKNKMDVAVEIAFGSTLQVAMMVGPILVISSLFFEKQMPLIFSLPELIAMSSSVLLTVIISNDGDTNWFEGATLLAAYFIMAIGFFLL, from the coding sequence ATGAATCGTTTATTTCTTGTGATTGTTGTGTTAGGTGTTCCACTTTCGGTTATCGGTAGTTTACTCCATTTCCCGCAGGCGGTTATGTTTGCGATTTATTGTTTCGCCATTATTGGGCTGGCTAGTTATATGGGAAGAGCAACAGAAAGTCTGTCGATCATTGCAGGACCAAGAATAGGTGGACTTTTAAATGCTACATTTGGAAATGCAGTTGAATTAATTATATCGTTCTTTGCGTTAAAACAAGGGTTGACTGCTATTGTGCTTGCCTCATTAACCGGATCAGTTATCGGTAACTTACTTTTAGTGGCAGGGTTGTCTTTTTTCGTTGGCGGTTTAAAATTTAAACGGCAAGAATTTAATGTCCATGATGCGAGACATAACTCTGGATTGCTTATGTTTGCCATCATTGTCGCTTTTGTGATTCCAGAAGTTTTTTCAATGGAAATGGCGGAGGACAGACAATTTGCATTAAGTATTGGGACTAGCGTTGTAATGATTTTGCTCTATGTGGCAGCCCTATATTTCAAGCTGGTTAGTCATCGCGGGGTTTATGTAGCAAAGCAAGAGATCGCAAGCGGCGAAGCGGCAGAAGGAGAAGAACAGCCAGAATGGTCAGGTATTTTCGCAACAATTGTTCTGCTGCTTTCGACCATTGCTGTCGCTTATATCTCAGAGCGGTTGGTTCATACATTTGATACGGTAGGAGAACAGTTTGGCTGGAGTGAGCTGTTTATCGGGGTCATCATTGTCGCTATTGTAGGTAATGCGGCGGAACATGCTTCTGCTGTCATCATGGCCTATAAAAACAAAATGGATGTCGCTGTTGAAATTGCCTTTGGCTCAACACTTCAGGTCGCCATGATGGTCGGACCGATTCTTGTGATCAGCTCTCTTTTTTTCGAAAAGCAGATGCCGCTGATTTTCTCGCTACCAGAACTGATTGCCATGTCATCATCGGTACTGCTAACTGTGATTATATCGAATGACGGTGATACAAACTGGTTTGAAGGAGCAACATTGCTCGCTGCATATTTTATTATGGCGATTGGATTTTTCCTTTTATAA
- a CDS encoding DUF1128 domain-containing protein has product MSEQKAAEVNQLIEDISQKLNMLNMGVIKAEDFSPDKYEDIEFLHQMVMKKSSFSPSEMQAIASELKNLRKS; this is encoded by the coding sequence TTGTCAGAGCAAAAAGCGGCTGAAGTCAATCAGCTAATTGAAGACATTTCGCAAAAGTTAAACATGCTGAACATGGGAGTCATTAAAGCCGAGGACTTCAGTCCAGACAAGTATGAGGATATTGAATTTCTTCACCAAATGGTCATGAAAAAATCTTCATTCAGCCCAAGTGAAATGCAAGCCATTGCAAGCGAACTTAAAAACTTAAGAAAATCATGA
- a CDS encoding mechanosensitive ion channel domain-containing protein translates to MNDTFLTVVKNKYIEILLVGLILWLAVFMVNKALQLFFKRTEFIEDKKKKTIESLVRSITKYTASICFVIYVMSLFFDDFGKILAGAGVAGIVIGFGAQTLIRDILAGIFLIYEQQIHKGDYVTVNNLFNGTIEEIGLRSLQIREWSGKLLTISNGDIRQIQNYNMHYMRITESVLISANQDPDIAFQALEAACDQLNQNHHDFLKKDEFQEAIEPFQVHGIMGLNKLNRGIEITVKGMVEDERYFEAALAVRKEMIKQLHQHGVKLLEDLVYPQPVK, encoded by the coding sequence ATGAACGATACATTTCTGACTGTAGTCAAAAACAAATACATTGAAATTCTGCTTGTTGGACTCATTCTTTGGCTTGCTGTCTTTATGGTTAATAAAGCCCTTCAGCTTTTCTTTAAACGAACAGAGTTTATTGAAGACAAGAAGAAGAAAACGATTGAGAGCTTGGTGAGATCGATCACGAAGTACACAGCCTCTATTTGCTTTGTGATTTATGTCATGTCCCTTTTCTTTGATGACTTTGGAAAAATCCTTGCTGGTGCTGGCGTTGCTGGGATTGTGATCGGTTTTGGTGCGCAAACGTTAATCCGTGATATTTTAGCAGGGATATTCCTGATCTATGAACAGCAGATCCATAAAGGAGACTATGTAACGGTCAATAATCTCTTTAATGGAACCATTGAGGAAATTGGCCTACGCTCTCTTCAAATTAGAGAATGGAGCGGCAAGCTGTTAACCATTTCAAATGGGGACATCCGGCAAATTCAAAACTACAACATGCACTATATGCGCATTACGGAATCTGTGTTAATCAGTGCTAATCAGGATCCTGACATCGCCTTTCAGGCATTGGAAGCAGCTTGTGACCAACTGAATCAAAACCATCATGACTTTCTGAAAAAAGATGAATTCCAAGAAGCCATTGAACCCTTTCAGGTTCACGGTATTATGGGACTCAACAAGCTGAATCGCGGCATTGAAATCACAGTCAAAGGGATGGTCGAAGATGAAAGATACTTTGAAGCTGCCCTTGCTGTCCGTAAAGAAATGATCAAACAGCTTCATCAGCATGGTGTGAAATTGCTCGAAGATCTCGTCTATCCACAACCTGTCAAATAA
- a CDS encoding MFS transporter has product MSRIHFMILILLVSVSGFSQGALLPVISIIFEHAGTSATLNGLHATGLYLGVLLASPFMEAPLRRFGFKPLIVIGGLAVFCSLFSFVLFESYLVWFFLRLIIGIGDHMLHFSTQTWVTYASSSQHRGRNISLYGLSFGLGFAAGPFLTPLIEINPSLPFIVTGAVSLCIWLLVFILKNTYPDTGEVQTEHTNSLKRFKKAFQFGWVAFMMPFCYGFLETTLNSNFPVYALRSGVSVDAVALILPAFAIGSIVFQLPLGMLSDRFGRRRVILCVTLAGSFFFLMAGIFIQSVLAVAICFFIAGMAVGSTFSLGISYMTDLLPKHLLPAGNLMCGMAFSAGSILGPILGGFFVQMFEDVNLLYLVSIMILFVFCCVRFGRASAVLVNE; this is encoded by the coding sequence ATGTCAAGAATTCACTTTATGATTTTAATTTTACTTGTATCGGTATCTGGCTTTTCACAGGGCGCATTACTACCTGTCATATCTATTATCTTTGAACATGCTGGTACTTCTGCTACATTAAACGGTCTGCATGCTACAGGATTATATCTCGGCGTACTGCTCGCTTCTCCTTTTATGGAAGCACCGCTTCGACGTTTCGGTTTTAAACCTTTAATTGTGATTGGAGGACTAGCGGTATTTTGCAGTTTGTTCAGCTTTGTCCTATTTGAGTCTTATCTTGTCTGGTTTTTCCTCCGTCTCATCATTGGTATTGGTGACCATATGCTTCATTTCTCTACACAGACGTGGGTGACCTATGCATCTTCTTCTCAACATCGCGGACGGAATATTTCATTGTACGGGTTGTCCTTTGGACTGGGTTTTGCAGCAGGTCCATTTTTAACACCATTGATCGAAATCAATCCATCTTTGCCTTTTATCGTCACAGGTGCGGTCAGTTTATGTATTTGGCTACTCGTGTTTATTCTAAAAAATACATATCCAGATACAGGAGAAGTTCAAACAGAGCATACTAACAGCTTGAAGCGCTTTAAAAAAGCCTTCCAGTTTGGATGGGTCGCCTTTATGATGCCATTTTGCTATGGATTTTTAGAAACCACATTAAATAGTAACTTCCCTGTCTATGCGTTAAGAAGCGGGGTTAGTGTGGATGCAGTTGCGCTTATTTTACCTGCCTTTGCTATAGGGAGTATTGTCTTTCAGCTACCACTCGGCATGCTAAGCGACCGATTTGGAAGGCGGCGAGTGATTTTATGCGTCACGCTCGCTGGGTCATTCTTTTTCCTCATGGCGGGTATTTTCATCCAGTCCGTTTTAGCCGTTGCCATCTGTTTCTTTATTGCCGGAATGGCAGTTGGCTCTACATTTTCACTTGGCATCAGTTATATGACCGACTTATTGCCAAAACATCTTCTTCCTGCCGGGAATTTGATGTGCGGGATGGCCTTTAGTGCAGGCAGTATACTCGGACCAATTCTAGGCGGATTCTTTGTCCAAATGTTCGAGGACGTAAATTTACTCTATCTCGTCAGCATCATGATTCTATTTGTGTTTTGCTGCGTTCGATTTGGGAGAGCATCGGCTGTGCTTGTGAATGAATAA
- a CDS encoding OsmC family protein: MKLTYENERWVANVDYGQLNISRKEKTGYRPYELFVSAVAGCLGEMLIHVLRKKRIPYQELIIHSNTTREGAANQITHIHLLIIMKNIDVSDEQMKQVVQLAMKHCSMVQSLKGSIDITTSLERL, encoded by the coding sequence ATGAAGCTGACATACGAAAATGAGCGCTGGGTGGCAAATGTCGATTACGGACAACTCAATATATCGAGAAAAGAAAAAACAGGTTATAGACCATATGAATTGTTCGTATCAGCAGTGGCGGGCTGTTTAGGTGAAATGCTCATTCATGTTTTACGAAAAAAACGAATACCCTATCAAGAATTGATCATTCATTCTAATACGACAAGAGAAGGTGCAGCAAATCAAATCACCCATATACATTTACTGATCATCATGAAAAATATCGACGTTTCCGACGAGCAAATGAAACAAGTGGTCCAACTCGCCATGAAGCACTGTTCAATGGTGCAATCCTTGAAAGGTAGCATCGACATCACCACCTCGCTTGAACGACTCTAA
- a CDS encoding low molecular weight protein-tyrosine-phosphatase: MIYVLFVCLGNICRSPMAEAMFRKRVEDEGLAEQFVIDSAGIGGWHQGSPPHEGTRKLLDQKGISYEGMKARQIINEDITTYDYIIAMDAEIAGALRSIAGYGSHHFIGRLLEFVEEDDRDDVPDPYYTGNFEEVYDLIETGIDRFLTYVKKEQNL; this comes from the coding sequence ATGATTTATGTATTATTTGTGTGTCTCGGCAATATTTGCAGATCACCAATGGCAGAGGCAATGTTTAGAAAGCGTGTAGAGGACGAAGGACTTGCAGAGCAGTTTGTAATTGATTCAGCAGGTATTGGCGGCTGGCATCAAGGCAGTCCTCCACATGAAGGAACGAGAAAGCTGCTTGATCAAAAAGGCATCAGCTATGAAGGCATGAAAGCAAGACAAATCATTAATGAGGATATTACAACATATGACTATATTATTGCTATGGATGCCGAAATTGCAGGTGCACTTCGCAGTATCGCCGGCTATGGGAGTCATCATTTTATTGGTCGTCTTCTTGAGTTTGTAGAAGAGGACGATCGGGATGATGTACCAGATCCTTATTACACAGGGAACTTTGAGGAAGTCTATGATTTAATTGAAACAGGAATTGACAGGTTTTTGACGTATGTAAAGAAAGAGCAAAACCTTTAA
- a CDS encoding YfkD family protein: protein MKKMLRIMVVVLLSLSFLYSFPAEAAKPFKVPSSVASISKENTYPNASQDQPLLQPSELTAELFKTTNVPIENTHLIKMLNESSISDTPLAVGYRATIFLGRWALSYESSETVANWEYKKVNTNHIDNRGGNKTAIAKYVQKQQVKVSGGLTAKVPSPEDVKTLMMQKAIQKTKLPLAFDTVIGAGTKRDQSYHVSPKKAASLHAYAPAINEKGKITYGEVYLVLKGNKRKLVVKNVTSQGIGAWIPVQDHLTFGFQGMN, encoded by the coding sequence ATGAAAAAGATGCTACGCATCATGGTTGTTGTTCTTTTATCCTTAAGTTTTCTATATAGTTTTCCGGCAGAGGCTGCAAAGCCTTTTAAAGTGCCATCTTCTGTAGCTAGTATATCGAAGGAGAATACGTATCCGAATGCTTCACAGGATCAGCCGCTTCTTCAGCCAAGTGAGCTGACGGCTGAATTATTTAAAACAACCAATGTTCCAATTGAAAATACACATTTGATTAAAATGCTGAATGAATCAAGCATCTCTGATACACCGCTTGCAGTTGGGTACAGGGCAACCATTTTTCTTGGAAGGTGGGCGCTTAGCTACGAATCAAGTGAAACAGTTGCGAATTGGGAATACAAAAAGGTGAATACAAACCATATTGACAACAGAGGTGGTAACAAAACGGCCATTGCCAAATATGTTCAAAAGCAACAAGTGAAAGTAAGCGGTGGACTTACAGCCAAAGTGCCAAGTCCAGAAGATGTGAAAACATTGATGATGCAAAAAGCCATCCAAAAAACAAAGCTGCCGCTTGCCTTTGATACAGTTATTGGTGCAGGAACAAAACGAGATCAGTCGTACCATGTATCTCCAAAAAAAGCAGCTTCTCTGCATGCTTATGCCCCTGCAATCAATGAAAAAGGGAAGATCACATACGGCGAAGTATACCTTGTGTTAAAAGGAAACAAACGCAAGCTTGTCGTCAAAAACGTCACTTCTCAAGGAATCGGCGCATGGATTCCTGTTCAAGATCATCTGACTTTTGGTTTTCAAGGGATGAATTAA
- a CDS encoding YtxH domain-containing protein, whose amino-acid sequence MEEKNHVLRGAVIGAACGMLLTLFHRPTRTALKDKWSGCQQKLEEYRQEPGRMSACMKEKVEETKQILRTVSDDLSFLNEQINQLKETTPKVLEIIEETKDHFRSKQKD is encoded by the coding sequence ATGGAAGAGAAAAATCATGTGCTGCGAGGAGCTGTCATTGGAGCAGCTTGCGGAATGCTGCTCACATTATTTCATCGGCCAACAAGAACGGCATTAAAAGACAAATGGAGCGGCTGCCAGCAAAAGCTGGAGGAATACCGCCAAGAGCCAGGCAGGATGTCTGCTTGCATGAAAGAAAAAGTTGAAGAAACGAAGCAGATTTTGCGAACGGTCTCAGATGATTTGTCATTTTTAAATGAACAGATAAATCAGTTAAAGGAAACAACACCAAAGGTATTAGAGATTATTGAAGAAACAAAGGATCACTTTCGATCAAAACAGAAAGATTGA
- the yfkAB gene encoding radical SAM/CxCxxxxC motif protein YfkAB gives MNQKTALRPITPAYDPWEAYLDVQDYGEMKLTNIELTTTTLCNMRCEHCAVGYTLQPKDPNALPLDLLLRRLDEVPLLRSLSITGGEPMLSLKSVREYVVPLLKYAHERGVRTQINSNLTLDLARYEEIIPYLDVLHISHNWGTAQEFATVGFAMMDRKPTFQQREKLFDRMIENSQALVKAGVTVSAETMLNKRTLPYMEHIHRQIVEEMKCQRHEVHPMYPSDFASALETLTLPQMRDAIHQLLDIRDKDTWMLFGTLPFYSCSTDEEDQRLLERLRQAKNVTVRNDPDGRSRLNVNIFDGNIIVTDFGDTPPLGNIETDTLQSAYTRWMETKLAKELNCHCPSVKCLGPNVLVKNSYYQDVDFTSRTARG, from the coding sequence ATGAATCAAAAAACAGCACTTCGTCCAATTACCCCTGCATACGACCCTTGGGAAGCCTATCTCGATGTGCAGGACTACGGAGAAATGAAGCTGACAAATATTGAATTGACGACCACCACTTTATGCAACATGAGATGTGAGCATTGTGCAGTTGGCTATACATTGCAACCAAAAGACCCAAATGCACTGCCTCTTGACTTGTTACTTCGCCGTCTAGATGAGGTCCCTTTACTTCGCTCACTTAGCATTACAGGCGGGGAACCTATGCTTTCTCTAAAATCTGTCCGTGAATATGTAGTGCCTTTATTAAAGTATGCTCACGAACGCGGTGTCCGTACACAAATAAATTCAAACTTAACGCTTGATTTGGCTCGATATGAGGAGATTATTCCATACCTTGATGTCCTCCACATTTCACATAATTGGGGCACTGCCCAAGAATTTGCAACGGTTGGCTTTGCCATGATGGACAGAAAACCAACCTTTCAGCAGCGGGAAAAATTATTTGACCGAATGATCGAAAATAGTCAGGCACTTGTCAAAGCGGGTGTGACTGTATCCGCAGAGACAATGCTGAATAAGCGTACATTGCCTTATATGGAGCACATTCATCGTCAAATCGTGGAAGAGATGAAATGTCAACGGCATGAAGTTCATCCGATGTATCCAAGTGATTTTGCCAGTGCACTTGAAACATTGACGCTCCCGCAAATGCGTGACGCCATTCATCAGCTACTGGATATTCGTGATAAGGACACATGGATGCTTTTCGGTACTTTGCCATTTTATTCATGTAGCACAGACGAAGAAGACCAGCGTCTTCTCGAAAGATTGCGTCAAGCCAAAAACGTCACCGTCCGAAATGATCCTGACGGCCGCTCCCGATTGAATGTGAATATTTTTGATGGGAATATTATTGTGACAGACTTTGGCGATACGCCTCCACTCGGTAACATTGAAACAGATACACTGCAATCTGCGTACACACGCTGGATGGAAACAAAACTGGCAAAAGAACTGAACTGTCATTGCCCAAGCGTAAAATGTCTAGGTCCTAATGTTCTTGTGAAAAACAGCTATTATCAAGATGTCGATTTTACATCTCGAACGGCCAGGGGGTAA
- a CDS encoding SE1561 family protein, translating to MGKAADSKEQQVDYLRNRLDMLMHVIDSLDPESTDVEDIDRLIQMIDDLEAKYERFKTDWIDQ from the coding sequence ATGGGCAAGGCAGCAGATAGTAAAGAGCAGCAAGTCGATTACTTAAGGAACCGACTAGATATGTTGATGCATGTCATTGATTCATTAGATCCTGAATCAACAGATGTTGAGGATATAGACAGACTCATTCAGATGATTGATGATTTAGAAGCTAAATACGAACGTTTTAAAACCGATTGGATAGATCAGTAG
- a CDS encoding YhjD/YihY/BrkB family envelope integrity protein: protein MSFVKALIERFLLHEGPAKSAELAYFFLLSLFPFLIFVLTLVGYLPLTSKDVLNVISGYAPEGALSMIESIAYETLNRRNGGLLSFGIIAALWSASNGINAIVRAFNHAYEVEENRSFILVRLTSIILTIAMVLTIIFALMLPVFGKELGLFVSSLVGQSDTFLTIWAALRWIISPLILLIVFTSLYYFAPNIRLKLKFVLPGAIFASIGWIFVSMLFSFYVGEFANYSAMYGSIGGIIILMIWFYLTGIMIILGGELNALLYKRKNVPGKL from the coding sequence ATGAGTTTTGTTAAAGCGTTAATTGAGCGCTTTTTACTTCATGAAGGACCGGCAAAATCTGCAGAGCTTGCCTATTTCTTTTTGCTTTCATTATTCCCGTTTCTCATCTTCGTTTTGACGCTAGTCGGATATTTGCCACTCACCTCAAAGGATGTGTTGAATGTGATCTCTGGTTATGCGCCGGAGGGTGCTCTATCAATGATTGAATCAATTGCTTACGAGACACTTAATAGACGGAATGGCGGATTATTGTCATTCGGGATTATTGCAGCTCTTTGGTCTGCTTCCAATGGCATTAATGCGATCGTCAGAGCGTTTAACCACGCTTACGAAGTAGAGGAAAATCGTTCCTTCATTCTCGTACGTTTAACATCCATCATCTTAACGATTGCAATGGTACTCACGATTATTTTTGCCCTGATGTTACCTGTGTTTGGAAAAGAACTTGGCTTGTTTGTTTCCAGCTTAGTCGGTCAATCTGATACCTTTCTCACGATTTGGGCTGCTCTTAGATGGATCATCAGTCCGCTGATTTTACTCATTGTCTTTACATCATTATATTATTTTGCCCCAAACATTCGGCTGAAACTAAAGTTTGTGCTGCCTGGCGCCATATTTGCTTCCATCGGGTGGATTTTTGTGAGCATGCTGTTCTCTTTTTATGTAGGCGAGTTTGCCAACTATAGTGCAATGTATGGAAGCATCGGGGGAATTATCATTTTAATGATCTGGTTTTATTTAACAGGCATTATGATCATTCTAGGCGGCGAGCTCAATGCGCTTTTATACAAACGTAAAAACGTACCAGGCAAACTGTAA